The Gadus macrocephalus chromosome 9, ASM3116895v1 genomic interval GACACCTTTAAACAATATAACACGAGTGAGGTtgttagtttttttgtttttttttattgccagaGGATGAGGGTgcctcaaaaaaggttgagaaccactgggttagggtaagggttagggtagtagcgGATtggccgtggagggattacattgtaatgagttgAAACCCCCCTGTGTCGTTTGAAGATGCACAAGGACACCCTTTGCGTCAGCAGTTAACGCCAAAAGCCGCAGATTTTTCACAAACTCGGAGTGAGACTGCGTAGGTTGGATCGAAATCACCAAAACCACAGAGGCCGATCTCCAGTCTGCCTTAGCTGCTTGCAGAAAGCTTTCCCCTTAGGCGTTTTTTTTAACCGTGAAGatatattcaaataaaataatatttccttagagagagagagagagagagagagagagagagagagagagagagagagagagagagagagagagagagagagagagagagggttagaagGAAGTAGATAGTGAGGTGACTGTAAATCTGTGCGAAAACTAATAGataagcagcgtgtgtgtgtcagggaaattaaaacaaaattgAATGAGTCAGTGAACCACCGGTTTTTAATGAAATTCCAACACTATGGGATTTAAAGAAATAAGTTTTGAACGGCAGAGTTTTTGcacgctcgctcactcacacccctcccctcccctctcagacACCAAGCGATGTGATATCATCCAGCTGGCGGCCATCAGCGGTGTTATTTGATTACGCTCAATTTTCACTCATAAGTGTGTGAGGATTTCAGTGAAAATGGAAGGCGTTTGAAGAGGAAGGCATTTCAGTTGAATAAGAAAAAATTTCAGTTGAACAGGAAGAAGGTTGATCTTCCTGTTCAACTGAAACGTCTTCCTGTTCAACCAAAACGCCTTCTTATTCAACTGAAATGCCTTCCTGTTCAACTGAAATGCCTTCCTCTTCAAACGCCTTCCATTTTCACTGAAATCCTCACACACCTGAGTGAAAAACTTTCTATTTTCTTTGCCACATTTATTATGAAATAATCTTAGACATTTCTTAATTGAAAAACACAATGAGGTGGCATTATTAGTCTGTCTATCATCATTTGCAAAAAGAATATTCACTTTTTATTATTCTTAACTCCACAGTAAATAGTGCTGTCCACTACTGGTAGGCTTAAAGGTATGGGGAGGTCAGGTAGACTAACCAATGGCATAGGGCCATACATTGACCTTCAATGAGACAATTAACAAAGATTGGTTGATTTTGAGCTTAGTTTATTAAACAACAACACCAAATAGATCTAGCGGCTGCTAGAATGAACATAGAATGACAGACTCTTCGTCGGGATTCCAATAACCGTACAGCTCCTGCAGAGCCCTAGCATTCTTAAATGCATTGTGGGCAATGTCGATTTTTCCCAGGAAGGGGTACGacagattattttgtttatagcTGCCTAACCCCGGAAAGAGCGCCTTACTGAGTAGACAGGTGTCCAAAAATCTGGGGCCCAGCTGCTTGAACTGATCAGTGAGGGCACACCTGTATAGCTCTTTTTCCAGTTTACGTCTGTGAATGTATTTGGCGTTGTGCGCAGCCAGCAGCACGGGCTGCTTTAAGGACCGCAGGAAGGCGATGAAGGAGGTCAGGGCCTGGTGCAAGGTGAAGGTCTTCTGAGATACTGACATATTGTCCTGGTAGAGTTTGCCATACATGACCTGGAAGCCTGTGACCGCCGTGGTCCGTTTGTCGATGGCGACCTCGGGCATCATGTACACGTTGAAGGTGTGATCTCCGCTGACGGCCGCCAGCTGGATGATATCACCCATGCTGGGttctgagaggggaggggtgtgaGTTACCAagcgagcgtgcgtgtgtgtgtgcgtgcgtgaatgaGTGCTCAAGTCTGCGTTAAAGAGTAGAAAACATTTTTGAAACACATACAATAACTCTAAAATTAAACAGCAAGCGGTTTAGCATGTTATCACTGGGAGTTGGCTGTGAAATGTGGAGCTCTGGGAGACGTATTGAAGAGCATGCAGTGATGACCTCTAATGCATACAGAGGGACAGGACATGTAAAATCACAATACTGATGAAGTGATGAAAATGTGTCTGTGTAGGCCTACCCAATTCCATGGTCTCCAGGTCAAAGAAGACTAAAGTTCTACGAATAGACGTCTGGAAAGGGCGAGAAAGAGGCCATCGCAGGTCATTATGACATCCGGTTAGAGTGCGAACATAACCAATAGACGTTATTACATTGTACCTAATAACAATCCAAATGTGTAATCTAAATCATAGATGAAAATTATTCAGCAATGTCAGTTCAGCTTTAAAAAGTGGGTAAACAACTGAGATAAAATAACAATTAAAGTATTTTCCTGCTTAAAATATAGGTATATACATTACCATGGACTGCATATCCGAAATGGGCATGAATTCCCTGATGAGATAAGAAAAAACTGCCGTATATTGCTGGTTGGCCCAATTCTCAACAATGTCAGTGAGTCCTTGTGACAGCAAAAAGAAATTGCTTCAACAACCAACATGTAGTGAAAAGGTTCTACTAACTACACACCAGAGTAGTTAGAcggggcggggagagagagagagagagagagagagagagagagagagagagagagagagagagagagagagagagagagagacatatgaaACCATTCACATACTATACTGAAAACCTCACACATAAACAATTGAAAGCTTTTACACACACAACTGAAACAGCTTCCCTCAAACAACTGAAAAGCTCTTGTTACAACTAGTGGAAACTTTTACATCTGAAATGCTTTCACACATACTAGTAAAATGTGCTCATATACACAGCTGAAaaattctctctcacatacacatagCATATGAAGCCATTCACACGCTATACTGAAAACCTCAGACATGTATGTGAATGTTTTCACTCATATGCGTGTGAGGATTTCAGTGAAAATGGAAGGCGTTTGAAGAGGAAGGCATTTCAGTTGAATAAGAAGGCATTTCAGTTGAACAGGAAGGTGGTTGATCTTCCTGTTCATCTCAAACGCCTTCTTGTTGGGAATTCCCtgatgagataaaaaaaaaactgccgtATAGTGCTGGATGGCCCAATTCTTAACAATGTCAGATGGCCAgatcacactaggccatctggccgttttcacacctaaccgtgctcaaatggccccattgttctctggcctgcactcatactaggccatctggccgtcgcagctgtggcctggccacggaaggctcttgtacatacgtcatcatgtcgtaacacgtcatcaccaagcgtccgctgcatggaccataataaagtctgccgccagtcagagttttaacaacaatggataacaacacagagaacacaccaacagttgaaccgattgacgcgatgtttactgtttaatgggaaagaaggctcgtcgcctttattatgtccgtggtcgttgCATTggctatacgtcatccagctcaggttgcgtagccgtgcgtgtgcgcgtgtcggctcattagcatctgtaccgtagcggcccgtgccgtagcagctcacctctcccaagtggccaaattggccctgcctggccagactggccacactcacactggcagatttgagcacggttaggtgctaaaacggccacggccacggccagatggcctagtgtgagtgcacccagTGCACCTTTgtcacagcaaaaaaaaaaaagcttcaaCAACCAACATGTATTGAAAAGGTTCTTCTAACTACACACCAGAGTAGTTAGACGGGgcggggtagagagagagagagagcgacagcgaGAGAGGTATGAGGGGGAGGTAGATAGTGAGGTGTAAGGAGAGAGGCAGGATGAGGATAGAGACAGTGTTACACTAGTAATGTGACAATATGTGGCTGCCGTTGGCTTAAGAGTGACTAGAAGTATTGTGTGAAAACGAATAGATAAGCAGCGTGTGTATGTcagtgaaaataaaacaaaattgaATGAGCCAGTGAACCAAAGGTTTTAAATGGAATTCAAACACTATGGGATTTAAAGAAATAGGTTTTGGACTGCAGTTTTGTTTGCACAAGTAAAGTAAGGAGCTTAAACGAATAGTTTTTAGACTGTACATTTTACCTGATTTATGTGATGCTCTCCGTATCAGTACAGAGCGGGAGCTACGCTGTTCTCACTCCTCCCTATTGTGGTTACCAAACTGTGGATAACAAATAATGAGTTACACAGTCCCATGCTCATTAATGTGTGTTCATATAGAATAAATGGTTAAACTAGTTTGACTGCATGGTTCTGGATTGTTTATGAAAATAAGGGCTATTTATCTCGCAATTCAAAGTTCATGGTTCCTGTATTAAAAAGATTTGTcattttttctcttttattttttttaattcaccACTGCAGCCATGTagtacacccatttagaaccggcgttctatcattataaaatcgctattgtaatataaataaatatataaataaatatcagtctaaaccagtctccccttggcccattttttctcatctaattttctcccgaaatgacgtcaaatgacgcgtttgacgtcatttcgggagaaacctcttgtcccgctagaagggccgaggactacaacacacttttggtggcaaatttttccaccaataaggaatgagagggggcgggagctcgcgtactgagGGGCAGTGGCGTAACAAGGCAACGACGGGCCCGTATGCAGGATGTTCAAGGCGGGccttgttgacggggggggtaCGGAAGAACTGCACACCAAAGGACCAAAGACACAATAAAAACTAAAAGGCAATACCCGATCATTTAAATAGATAAAAATGTGCTTACTTACATCATAGCTGCATTTTCCGGGCTTTCCTCTGAGCGAAGTTGTCAATTAAGTCCTTCACGTCCAGGTGACGCGCACGGGCATTCTCAATTGAGAGTATCGTAAGTGGAACATTTCGAAGACCGACGGGCGGGCCCCTGATTGGCCCGAGCCcatagacggattatgacatatcgggcccctgggcacgtggactccacaggcccccccccccccttccaacataaacacacgcacccagaatacacacacacttattggcgataataagtcattggcctatacctgcaactcagcaggatttgtagcacaggaaaggcaacctcacaTTAATTATTAccaataaatgcatctttatttaaccaaaacaggatgaaaaatatatataattgatgcaatttttggcgatctgaacgaatttcgaatgcaccgctttcaaccacaaataaaaacgacttaaagcaactcaatgcgaacagttccttacattaattgacagtaatgcatttcacctatgaaatgcattttttccagGCTCTGTTCCATGCGAAATCCTCCATGATGTCTGGTGGTGGTAGCGGCACGTTAATATTTTTGCCAGCTCGTTGCTCTTCATCTCCCGTAGCAACAGGCTCCTGAGCTTCTACAGTAGATTGTatggttttttaaaaaaattgggAAATACGAGGTACATTTTGCAAGGCGGCAGTTTctcttgtttctttttctttttttaattttcgcttcaacgctccacttagagttcgccgttgctccatgttta includes:
- the LOC132464249 gene encoding uncharacterized protein LOC132464249; its protein translation is MPISDMQSMTSIRRTLVFFDLETMELEPSMGDIIQLAAVSGDHTFNVYMMPEVAIDKRTTAVTGFQVMYGKLYQDNMSVSQKTFTLHQALTSFIAFLRSLKQPVLLAAHNAKYIHRRKLEKELYRCALTDQFKQLGPRFLDTCLLSKALFPGLGSYKQNNLSYPFLGKIDIAHNAFKNARALQELYGYWNPDEESVILCSF